The Methanobacterium sp. nucleotide sequence ATTCTTTTCCTGTATTAAGCCCAACAACAGGTACATCATGATTTTCAAATCTTCCAGCGTCAAATCTGCTTATAACATCGCCTGCTATGACTCCTATTCTGTAATTCATTTTATCTATAAGATTTTCTATAAGTGAAGTTTTTCCAGAGCCTATTGCCCCTAAAACGTCCACTGCAAATACTCCTGTCCTGTCGAATATTCTCTGGTTTCTTCTGGCTAACTTTTTATTTGCAAGCATAATATCGTGCTGTATCTCTACTTCGGCTATTTTATGCATCGTCATCCTCCTTTTCTATTTTAATACTTTTTACATTGCATTCTCTGCCTTTAATTATCTTTAAATCTTGTTCTTCACATTCAGGACATTTTACAATGGGTACAAAATGGTCAAGATCATCCCCTGCAGGTCCCACAAAATCACAGGATTTACATTTTATTTCGATTGGAACTTCTTCTATAATGATTTCAGCCCCTTCAAGGAGCGTATTTTCACTTAAAACACCAATCATAAATTTAAGCTGTTCAGGATTTAATAAAGTTAATTTTCCAATTTCTATGGTAACTTCGCTAATTTCTTGAGCGTTATTTTTCTCTGCAACATCAACTGCAGTCTTTACTATGGCATCGGCCATTGAAAGCTCGTGCATTATCTCCACCTCAAATTAATAAGATAATTCTTTAATTTATTAATATAAAATTTAAAGTAATCTAAAATAGATTAACTTAATATCAAATATATGTCGTATATTATTTAGAGACTGTCAACTGGGGCTGGAAGTATTCCTCTATTTTTTGAAAGTCAAAATTTAGATAAGGATTTACAACTCTCTGTAACTTTAAAACCCCTATTTTTATATATCAGCATGAGTATAACAAATTATGTTTCACTAAATTGATATGTTTAATAGTTAATTTCAATTATAAATATTTTTACATGTTATTTAAAAGGTGATTATTTTGATAATAGGTGGATCTGCTTCGCAAAAATTAGCTGCAAAAATTGCAAAAGAACTTGAATGTCCATTAATTCCAATAGAAACCAGAAAATTTCCCGATGGTGAGAGATATATTCGAATAAGGGGTAAAC carries:
- the hypA gene encoding hydrogenase maturation nickel metallochaperone HypA, which translates into the protein MHELSMADAIVKTAVDVAEKNNAQEISEVTIEIGKLTLLNPEQLKFMIGVLSENTLLEGAEIIIEEVPIEIKCKSCDFVGPAGDDLDHFVPIVKCPECEEQDLKIIKGRECNVKSIKIEKEDDDA